The Brachionichthys hirsutus isolate HB-005 chromosome 8, CSIRO-AGI_Bhir_v1, whole genome shotgun sequence genome contains a region encoding:
- the rtf2 gene encoding replication termination factor 2 has translation MGCDGGTIPKRHELVKGPKKVEKVDKSAELVAKWKYCVLSQEKLRRPIVACELGRLYNKDAIIEYLLDKTAERPNTEAVVHIRGIKDIKELNLTDNPEWEGERRTAKGDRYEGHCGMFICPVVGLEMNGKHRFVYLQTCGCVFSDRAMKEVKTEICHKCGESFKYEDIVVLNGCKEEIEKLREKMEERRARVKTKKSKKSKAAETVSTPSEPKDDAQSQQVDVAEESSLPNGGESDQSGLDGPSGPSGSSTSSKDINTSKNSTSKRSIQEMEKSEAFKSLFTTHSSAKRTKAQTSNWVTHTPYHF, from the exons ATGGGTTGTGACGGAGGAACGATTCCTAAAAGACACGAGCTGGTGAAAGGCCCTAAAAAAGTGGAAAAG GTTGATAAAAGTGCAGAGTTGGTTGCCAAATGGAAATACTGCGTGTTGAGCCAGGAGAAGCTCCGACGGCCCATTGTAGCCTGTGAACTGGGAAG GCTGTATAATAAGGACGCCATAATTGAATACCTTCTGGACAAGACTGCTGAGAGACCCAATACTGAAGCTGTGGTTCACATCCGTGGCATCAAG GATATAAAAGAACTGAACTTGACTGATAACCCTGAGtgggagggagaaagaagaaCTGCAAAAGGAGACCGATATGAGGGCCACTGCGGCATGTTCATCTGCCCTGTTGTTGGGTTGGAAATGAATGGCAAGCACAG GTTCGTTTACCTACAGACCTGtggctgtgtgttttctgacagAGCCATGAAAGAGGTCAAGACAGAAATCTGCCACAAG TGTGGGGAGTCCTTCAAATATGAGGATATCGTAGTTCTCAATGGCTGTAAGGAGGAAATTGAGAAACTGAGGGAGAAGATGGAAGAGAGACGAGCCAGAGTTAAAACTAAG aagtcaaagaaaagcaaagcagcagaaacgGTGTCCACGCCATCAGAACCCAAAG ACGATGCACAATCTCAGCAAGTGGACGTAGCAGAGGAGAGCTCACTACCAAATGGCGGTGAAAGCGACCAGTCAG GTTTGGATGGGCCCTCAGGACCCTCGGgatcctccacctcctctaAAGACATCAACACTTCCAAAAACTCCACAAGCAAGAGATCCATCCAGGAAATGGAGAAGTCCGAGGCCTTCAAATCTTTGTTCACCACGCACAGCTCTGCCAAGCGCACTAAAGCGCAGACTTCCAATTGGGTGACCCACACCCCGTATCACTTCTAG
- the gcnt7 gene encoding beta-1,3-galactosyl-O-glycosyl-glycoprotein beta-1,6-N-acetylglucosaminyltransferase 7, which produces MCQLQRRKLSLLFCLGLSAIVYSVIYLWIKTPTEPKLLDSPRCRTFATECKAFLPGIEEDVEWHRQDCQVESFILNNQLQCSNLTKDLHFITRPLSREEEDYPLAFIVTIHKELELFVRLLRGIYMPQNVYCIHVDAKAPMAYQAAVRRLVSCFKNVFVSSRSESVTYSGFSRLQADVNCMKDLAGSSIGWRKVVNLCGQDFPLMSNLELVQYMKSKEWRDRNMTPGVKQPLHMRYRTKFQYRQVVGSHVAFKGWGIKKSPPPHKLQVYFGTAYYALTRAFVDFVLKSSIAHDLLEWSKDTYSPDEHYWVTLNHIQDAPGSYIDGEWEGNIRAIKWREQGTAHDGCKGHYVRDICIFAVGDLPWIINKNSMFANKFESDTYPEALDCLEQWHRNKVLDQATVPIKPSWLLATRKNSSSSAFNSTAGA; this is translated from the exons ATGTGCCAGCTTCAAAGAAGAAAACTCAGCCTCCTGTTTTGCCTGGGTTTAAGTGCTATTGTCTATTCGGTCATTTACTTGTGGATCAAGACACCAACAGAGCCAAAACTCTTAGATTCACCAAGGTGCAGGACCTTCGCCACTGAATGTAAAGCATTTCTGCCTGGAATAGAAGAGGACGTAGAATGGCATCGGCAGGACTGCCAG GTGGAAAGTTTTATTCTTAATAATCAACTGCAGTGTTCCAATCTGACCAAAGATCTACACTTCATCACAAGACCACTGAGCCGTGAGGAAGAAGACTACCCTTTAGCATTCATTGTGACTATTCACAAGGAGTTAGAGCTTTTTGTGCGTCTCTTACGGGGCATTTACATGCCACAGAATGTCTACTGTATTCATGTGGATGCCAAGGCTCCAATGGCGTACCAGGCAGCTGTACGGAGGTTAGTCAGctgctttaaaaatgtctttgtctccagCCGAAGTGAGTCAGTGACTTATAGTGGATTTTCACGTCTGCAGGCAGATGTGAACTGCATGAAGGATCTAGCAGGGTCCAGCATAGGCTGGAGGAAAGTTGTAAATCTCTGCGGACAAGATTTCCCCTTGATGAGCAACCTGGAACTGGTGCAGTACATGAAGAGTAAAGAGTGGAGGGACAGAAACATGACACCTGGAGTAAAGCAGCCACTGCATATGAGATACAGAACTAAATTCCAGTACCGGCAGGTCGTGGGGTCACATGTAGCTTTTAAAGGATGGGGAATAAAGAAAAGTCCTCCACCTCATAAACTGCAAGTTTATTTTGGAACGGCCTATTATGCTCTCACAAGGGCATTTGTGGACTTTGTTCTGAAAAGCAGCATAGCCCACGACCTCTTGGAATGGTCCAAAGACACATACAGTCCAGACGAGCACTACTGGGTGACACTCAACCACATTCAAG ATGCTCCAGGCAGCTACATAGATGGAGAGTGGGAAGGAAATATCAGAGCAATCAAGTGGCGAGAACAAGGAACGGCACATGATGGCTGCAAAG GACATTATGTACGAGATATATGCATCTTTGCCGTTGGGGACCTGCCATGGATCATAAACAAGAACAGCATGTTTGCTAATAAGTTTGAGAGCGATACCTATCCGGAGGCACTGGACTGTCTGGAACAGTGGCACAGGAACAAGGTGTTGGACCAAGCAACTGTTCCCATAAAGCCATCATGGCTCTTGGCCACACGGAAGAACTCGAGCAGCAGCGCCTTCAACAGCACGGCTGGAGCATAA